A genomic stretch from Arthrobacter sp. KBS0702 includes:
- a CDS encoding iron ABC transporter permease, whose amino-acid sequence MLRSPAVLVAGVVLTWFIAAFLLWPNANVLIQTFFPDGHFSGRAAEKLFSSQRAMKSLGNSFLLAVALSITVNVVGIFIVLVTQYFKIRGSRILFLGYATTFIYGGIVLAAGYKFIYGDKGIVTGFLVALFPDLDRGWFSGFFAVLAVMTFATTTNHMLFVTNALKGVDYQTIEAARNMGASTWTILRRIVLPMLKPTLFAVTVLSFLTGLGALSAPQVLGGRDFQTITPMILTFTNSPTSRDLAALLAVILGVATMLMLAVMTRLEKGGTYFSVSKVSAGLQKQQITNRAANAVVHALAYLLFAVYTLPVVLIVLYSFADGAAIQTGQLQPGSLTLDNYVRVLTQPAGLRPFLISIAYSALAAVIAVGGLLFVARILQKYRNWVTTAVEYLLHIPWILPAALLALGLILSYDHPNPLVGGAVLTGTTVILLVAFVTVKIPFTLRMLKASFAAVNSSLEEAAGIMGAKTLYIFRRILLPIVLPAAAAVTALNFNSMLDDYDTAIFLAHPLFQPLGLVIKANTDGAEGIEGVSNTFVYTVLLMVITGVTMYLVYGRSGRKPGAPAKAREGVTASPATVPVDDARKDPAPVP is encoded by the coding sequence ATGCTCCGCTCCCCGGCGGTGCTGGTGGCCGGCGTCGTCCTGACCTGGTTCATCGCCGCCTTCCTGCTCTGGCCCAACGCGAACGTGCTGATCCAGACGTTCTTCCCCGACGGACACTTCTCCGGCCGGGCCGCCGAGAAGCTCTTCTCCTCCCAGCGGGCGATGAAATCGCTGGGCAATAGCTTCCTGCTTGCCGTGGCACTGTCCATCACGGTCAATGTGGTGGGCATCTTCATTGTCCTGGTCACGCAGTACTTCAAGATCCGCGGTTCGCGGATCCTGTTCCTCGGCTACGCCACCACGTTCATCTACGGCGGCATCGTCCTCGCCGCAGGGTACAAGTTCATCTACGGGGACAAGGGGATCGTCACCGGGTTTCTGGTCGCCCTCTTCCCGGACCTGGACCGCGGCTGGTTTTCCGGATTTTTCGCCGTCCTGGCCGTGATGACATTTGCCACCACCACCAACCACATGCTGTTTGTCACCAACGCCCTCAAGGGCGTGGACTACCAGACCATCGAGGCGGCCCGGAACATGGGGGCCTCCACCTGGACCATCCTGCGCCGGATCGTGCTGCCGATGCTCAAGCCCACCCTGTTCGCCGTGACGGTGCTGTCCTTCCTGACCGGCCTGGGCGCCCTGTCGGCCCCGCAGGTGCTCGGCGGTCGGGACTTCCAGACCATCACCCCGATGATCCTGACGTTCACCAACAGCCCCACTTCCCGGGATCTCGCAGCCCTGCTGGCCGTCATCCTGGGCGTGGCGACCATGCTGATGCTCGCCGTCATGACGCGGCTGGAGAAGGGCGGAACGTACTTCTCGGTGTCAAAGGTCTCCGCCGGGCTGCAGAAGCAACAGATCACCAACCGCGCGGCCAACGCCGTCGTGCACGCCCTCGCGTACCTGCTGTTCGCGGTGTACACGCTGCCGGTGGTCCTGATTGTGCTGTACTCCTTTGCCGACGGCGCCGCCATCCAGACCGGCCAGCTCCAGCCGGGGAGCCTGACCCTGGACAACTACGTCCGGGTACTGACCCAGCCCGCGGGGCTGCGGCCCTTCCTCATCAGCATTGCCTACAGCGCCCTGGCCGCCGTGATCGCCGTCGGCGGGTTGCTGTTCGTGGCCCGGATCCTGCAGAAGTACCGCAACTGGGTCACGACCGCCGTCGAGTACCTGCTGCACATCCCGTGGATCCTGCCTGCGGCGCTGCTGGCCCTGGGCCTGATCCTCAGCTACGACCACCCGAATCCGCTGGTGGGCGGCGCAGTGCTGACCGGAACCACCGTGATCCTGCTGGTCGCCTTCGTCACGGTGAAGATCCCCTTTACGCTCAGGATGCTCAAGGCATCGTTTGCCGCGGTCAATTCCTCCCTCGAGGAGGCCGCCGGGATCATGGGGGCGAAAACGCTCTACATCTTCCGGCGCATCCTGCTGCCGATCGTGCTGCCGGCCGCGGCCGCGGTGACGGCGTTGAACTTCAACAGCATGCTGGACGACTACGACACGGCGATCTTCCTCGCCCATCCGCTGTTCCAACCGCTGGGCCTGGTCATCAAAGCCAACACCGACGGCGCGGAGGGCATCGAGGGGGTGTCGAACACCTTCGTTTACACGGTGCTGCTGATGGTGATCACCGGCGTCACGATGTACTTGGTCTACGGCCGGTCCGGGCGGAAGCCGGGCGCGCCGGCAAAGGCCCGCGAGGGCGTCACGGCAAGCCCGGCGACGGTCCCCGTGGACGACGCGCGGAAAGATCCCGCGCCCGTTCCGTGA
- a CDS encoding nuclear transport factor 2 family protein, translating into MGTAENIELVRRGYEAFNTGDMATLNELFAEDAVWHVAGSGVLSGTKQGRDAILAYFGELGARTQGDFQARVQDIVGGEDHTVAIQQTHGTNNGKTLDMSTVITFVVRDGKIAEGREYFEDTARADDFWV; encoded by the coding sequence ATGGGAACCGCAGAAAATATTGAGCTGGTCCGGCGGGGGTACGAAGCCTTCAACACCGGGGATATGGCAACCCTCAACGAGCTGTTCGCGGAGGACGCAGTCTGGCACGTGGCCGGCAGCGGCGTGCTCTCGGGCACGAAACAGGGCCGCGACGCCATCCTGGCCTACTTTGGGGAACTGGGAGCACGCACCCAGGGTGACTTCCAGGCCAGGGTCCAGGACATCGTCGGCGGCGAGGACCACACAGTCGCGATCCAGCAAACACACGGCACCAACAACGGCAAGACCCTGGACATGTCCACCGTCATCACGTTTGTGGTCCGCGACGGAAAGATCGCCGAGGGCAGGGAGTATTTCGAGGACACTGCCAGGGCGGACGACTTCTGGGTCTAG
- a CDS encoding 4-hydroxybenzoate 3-monooxygenase, which translates to MANRKVMTTQVAIMGAGPAGLMLSHLLAKEGIESTVIEIRSHKEISETVRAGILEHGSVNLLVDSDVSDRVLRDGDRHDGIELRFNGESHRIDFQDLVGESVWLYPQTDVFLDLAARRQADGGDVRYSVTDTTIYDLEGKPKVWFTDAEGVEWELQADFIAGADGSRSHSRFQIPEAQRKWYFHEYPFAWFGILAEAPRSSDELIYANSENGFALISQRTETVQRMYFQCDPNEDVNDWSEDRIWDAFRSRVNGNGFELKEGPVIDKTVLKFRSFVHAPMRHGKLFLAGDAAHTVPPTGAKGLNLALHDVKVLFEGLDSFYKTGSTKLLDVYSDRALDRVWKAQHFSYWMTSMLHTPTDADDFARARQLGELSSVVSSRYGRAYLAEAYTGWPSGR; encoded by the coding sequence ATGGCAAACCGCAAAGTCATGACCACCCAGGTCGCGATCATGGGCGCCGGCCCGGCAGGGCTGATGCTCTCGCACCTGCTGGCCAAAGAGGGAATCGAATCCACCGTGATCGAGATCCGCAGCCACAAGGAAATCTCCGAAACCGTCCGGGCGGGCATCCTGGAGCACGGCTCCGTGAACCTGCTCGTGGACAGCGATGTTTCGGACCGCGTCCTGCGTGACGGGGACCGGCACGACGGCATCGAACTGCGCTTCAACGGGGAAAGCCACCGAATCGACTTCCAGGACCTCGTCGGCGAGTCGGTCTGGCTCTACCCCCAGACCGACGTTTTCCTCGACCTCGCCGCGCGGCGCCAGGCGGACGGCGGCGATGTCCGCTACAGCGTCACCGACACCACCATCTACGACCTTGAGGGTAAGCCAAAGGTCTGGTTCACCGATGCCGAGGGAGTGGAATGGGAGCTGCAGGCCGACTTCATCGCCGGCGCGGACGGTTCGCGCAGCCACAGCCGCTTCCAGATCCCGGAGGCCCAGCGCAAGTGGTACTTCCACGAGTACCCCTTCGCCTGGTTCGGGATCCTGGCCGAAGCACCGCGCAGCTCCGACGAACTGATCTACGCCAACTCAGAGAACGGCTTCGCCCTGATCAGCCAGCGGACCGAGACGGTCCAGCGGATGTACTTCCAGTGCGACCCGAATGAGGACGTCAACGACTGGAGCGAAGACCGGATCTGGGACGCCTTCCGCAGCCGGGTCAACGGCAACGGCTTCGAACTCAAGGAGGGTCCGGTCATCGACAAGACCGTCCTGAAGTTCCGCAGCTTCGTGCACGCCCCAATGCGCCACGGCAAGCTCTTTCTCGCCGGCGACGCCGCCCACACCGTCCCGCCGACCGGGGCCAAGGGCCTGAACCTCGCACTGCACGACGTCAAGGTGCTGTTTGAGGGCCTCGACAGCTTCTACAAGACCGGCTCCACCAAGCTCCTGGATGTGTACAGCGACCGCGCCCTGGACCGGGTCTGGAAGGCGCAGCATTTCTCCTACTGGATGACGTCCATGCTCCACACCCCGACCGACGCCGACGACTTCGCCCGCGCCCGCCAGCTCGGCGAGCTCAGCTCCGTCGTGTCGTCGCGGTACGGCCGCGCCTACCTCGCGGAGGCCTACACGGGCTGGCCGTCAGGGCGCTAG
- a CDS encoding IclR family transcriptional regulator, whose amino-acid sequence MANSRTGESVVDRVVRLIEAFPEGSASLQLSDLADRAGLPLTTAHRLVRQLAGHGLVELGGGGSVRLGLRLWELVNRNSPTLALRQAAMPFMEDIQQVLNQNVNLAVLDGWEALFVERLSRRGSVANRAQIAGRMPVHLSSAGLALMAHQPAAVQAAYLRQFTDPAGRLRAGDVRALLAESAGQGFAELAGVVDPDTWGIAVPVLDARKRTVAALGVVVPLREVRLQALVPALQTAARGIGRRLGDARTAAEFRSMEDL is encoded by the coding sequence ATGGCTAACTCCCGCACCGGGGAATCGGTGGTTGACCGGGTGGTGCGTCTGATCGAGGCGTTCCCCGAAGGTTCGGCGTCCCTGCAGCTCTCCGACCTCGCGGACCGGGCCGGCCTGCCGCTAACGACGGCGCACCGGCTGGTCCGGCAGCTGGCCGGACACGGTCTGGTGGAGCTGGGCGGCGGCGGATCGGTCCGGCTGGGGCTGCGGCTGTGGGAACTGGTGAACCGGAATTCCCCCACGCTGGCCCTGCGGCAGGCGGCGATGCCCTTTATGGAGGACATCCAGCAGGTGCTCAACCAGAATGTGAACCTGGCCGTGCTGGACGGCTGGGAGGCCCTGTTCGTGGAGCGGCTGTCCCGCCGCGGCTCCGTGGCGAACCGCGCCCAGATCGCCGGCCGGATGCCCGTGCACCTGTCCTCGGCCGGGCTCGCCCTGATGGCCCACCAGCCCGCGGCGGTGCAGGCCGCGTACCTGCGCCAGTTCACCGACCCCGCGGGGAGGCTCCGCGCAGGCGATGTCCGGGCGCTCCTCGCCGAGTCGGCCGGCCAGGGATTCGCGGAGCTGGCAGGGGTGGTGGACCCGGACACCTGGGGGATCGCCGTGCCCGTTCTGGACGCCAGGAAGCGGACGGTGGCGGCCCTCGGCGTCGTGGTTCCGCTGCGGGAGGTGCGGCTGCAGGCGCTGGTGCCAGCGCTGCAGACCGCGGCTAGGGGGATCGGCCGCCGGCTCGGAGACGCCCGCACGGCCGCTGAATTCCGTTCAATGGAAGACCTGTAA
- a CDS encoding FUSC family protein, with translation MFTMAPANKDHQVAVRCAVGVFVPLLSLVLLGRLDLAIFASFGAFTGIYGRNEPHGRRLILQLRAGTLMLAVILLGALTARAGEALALTPSGSIWLQVLATTLVAGGCSLIVAWWRLRPAGSLFHIFAFAAIASIHNQPPLWQGMLVAVLTVLFALVVGMSARVVPSRRKPWSWPPPARLTDRERRVAWREAVGYLVAAGLAGTLATVVGEWLGFGHNYWAMVAAVVPLVGHTTRHRLSRGLQRIIGTALGLVLLALILLLAPAPWQTVLVIAACQFGAELFIARQYVLAQVFVTPLALISTLLVAPTPAGTLLRDRFLETLIGAAVGVAVVLAPLVWRRLGAGVHSMED, from the coding sequence ATGTTCACCATGGCTCCGGCCAACAAGGATCACCAGGTCGCGGTGCGGTGCGCCGTGGGCGTCTTCGTCCCGTTGCTCAGCCTGGTGCTGCTGGGCAGACTGGATCTGGCCATCTTTGCCTCCTTCGGCGCCTTCACCGGGATCTACGGCCGAAACGAGCCCCATGGCAGGCGGCTGATCCTCCAACTGCGGGCCGGCACGCTCATGCTCGCCGTCATCCTGCTCGGCGCCCTGACGGCCCGCGCCGGGGAAGCGTTGGCCCTCACGCCGTCCGGCAGCATCTGGCTGCAGGTCCTCGCCACCACGCTGGTGGCCGGCGGCTGTTCGCTGATCGTCGCCTGGTGGCGGCTCCGTCCGGCGGGGTCCCTGTTCCACATCTTCGCCTTCGCGGCAATTGCCTCTATCCACAACCAGCCGCCGCTGTGGCAGGGAATGCTGGTGGCCGTCCTGACCGTCCTTTTCGCGCTAGTGGTCGGCATGTCCGCCCGCGTGGTCCCGAGCCGCCGCAAGCCCTGGTCGTGGCCCCCGCCGGCACGGCTCACCGACCGGGAGCGCCGCGTCGCCTGGCGTGAAGCGGTGGGATACCTCGTGGCGGCGGGGCTGGCCGGCACCCTTGCCACCGTGGTCGGGGAGTGGCTCGGCTTCGGCCACAACTACTGGGCGATGGTGGCCGCCGTCGTGCCGCTTGTGGGGCACACAACCCGGCACCGCCTCAGCCGCGGCCTCCAGCGCATCATCGGTACCGCCCTGGGACTGGTCCTGCTAGCCCTCATCCTGCTGCTGGCACCCGCCCCCTGGCAAACGGTCCTGGTGATCGCCGCCTGCCAGTTCGGTGCCGAACTGTTCATCGCCCGCCAATACGTGCTGGCCCAGGTCTTCGTCACCCCTCTGGCGCTGATTTCGACCCTGCTGGTGGCTCCGACGCCGGCGGGAACGCTGCTGCGGGACCGCTTCCTGGAGACGCTCATCGGAGCCGCCGTCGGCGTCGCCGTTGTCCTGGCCCCGCTCGTGTGGCGCCGGCTGGGCGCGGGCGTCCATTCAATGGAAGACTGA
- the mscL gene encoding large conductance mechanosensitive channel protein MscL, translating into MLKGFKDFILRGNVIELSIAVFVGTAFTALVTAFTTNIINPVIAAAGGVETQGLGFYVWPGNTKTFVNIGAVITAFVTFIITAAVVYFIFVAPMNRINRLVKQRLATAEPEEKPLPPDTALLAEIRDLLASLAGTGVADAGGATADDGGERPADARAGRAAEYSGGHSR; encoded by the coding sequence ATGCTCAAAGGATTCAAGGACTTTATCCTGCGCGGCAACGTGATCGAACTGTCCATCGCCGTCTTCGTCGGCACCGCCTTCACCGCCCTGGTCACGGCGTTCACCACGAACATCATCAACCCGGTCATCGCTGCCGCCGGCGGCGTCGAGACCCAGGGACTCGGCTTCTACGTCTGGCCCGGAAACACGAAGACCTTCGTCAACATCGGCGCCGTCATCACGGCCTTCGTGACCTTCATCATCACCGCCGCCGTGGTGTACTTCATCTTCGTGGCGCCGATGAACCGGATCAACCGGCTGGTCAAGCAGCGGCTGGCCACCGCCGAGCCCGAGGAGAAGCCCCTCCCGCCGGACACCGCGCTGCTGGCGGAGATCCGTGACCTGCTGGCCTCGCTGGCCGGGACCGGGGTAGCCGACGCCGGCGGCGCGACCGCGGACGACGGCGGCGAACGCCCCGCGGACGCCCGGGCCGGCCGGGCGGCCGAGTACTCCGGCGGGCACAGCCGCTAG
- a CDS encoding amino acid-binding protein, which translates to MKPRAKRGTPAGPRPAHPARAAAELSCEVCGQMPEPTKARLTLANVAVMLPIELLVHAAVVETHLPYLAKVLVLTVTATVLVIWVAEPSAARMLRRWLHAPALRHRSRLGAAPALWRARTVLRDRPGALQKLTQELAGLDTNILSIHVHHVPGGVLDEFVLAAPGEVGELGLLRALREGGGREPQVWPTTALAMADGQTGALTLAARIAAHPAELPLAVAELLRARIVALPGSHPGPPFQDPQDGTLLRIPTAWHGPISFVRPGEPFTPAESARAHRLAELAEILAYRQVPVTEG; encoded by the coding sequence ATGAAGCCCAGAGCAAAACGTGGAACGCCCGCGGGGCCACGTCCCGCGCACCCGGCCCGGGCCGCGGCGGAGTTAAGCTGCGAAGTCTGCGGCCAGATGCCCGAACCGACCAAGGCGCGGCTGACCCTGGCCAATGTCGCCGTCATGCTACCGATCGAACTGCTGGTGCACGCCGCCGTGGTCGAAACCCATCTGCCCTACCTGGCCAAGGTGCTGGTCCTCACGGTGACCGCCACGGTCCTGGTGATCTGGGTGGCCGAACCCTCGGCGGCGCGGATGCTGCGGCGGTGGCTGCACGCCCCGGCCCTGCGGCACCGCAGCCGGCTCGGCGCCGCCCCTGCCCTGTGGCGGGCGCGCACGGTGCTGAGGGATCGGCCAGGGGCACTGCAAAAGCTCACGCAGGAACTGGCCGGCCTGGACACGAACATCCTGAGCATCCACGTCCATCACGTGCCGGGCGGCGTCCTGGACGAATTTGTCCTGGCGGCCCCGGGGGAGGTGGGCGAACTCGGTCTGCTGCGGGCCTTGCGCGAGGGCGGCGGCCGCGAGCCCCAGGTCTGGCCCACAACCGCCCTGGCCATGGCCGACGGGCAGACCGGCGCACTGACCCTCGCCGCTCGGATCGCAGCCCATCCCGCCGAATTGCCGCTGGCCGTGGCGGAGCTGCTGCGGGCACGGATCGTGGCGTTGCCCGGCTCGCATCCGGGGCCGCCGTTCCAGGACCCGCAGGACGGAACCTTGCTCCGGATTCCGACCGCTTGGCACGGTCCGATCAGCTTTGTCCGGCCCGGCGAGCCGTTCACCCCCGCGGAATCCGCGCGGGCGCACCGGCTGGCCGAGCTCGCCGAGATCCTCGCCTACCGGCAGGTCCCGGTGACGGAGGGCTAA
- a CDS encoding diacylglycerol kinase family protein — MPQTNAAQDTSAQGTPVQPRRAAVVINPMKSPGEDFKAAFYRLCETQGWTEPLWLETTAEDTGLGQAREALEAGVDVVIAAGGDGTVRCVAEVLAGTGTPMGLVPMGTGNLLARNIGVDITDPVAASYDILNGSDIKVDVVKASLDHAEDEQLFLVMAGLGYDAAIMANTVDELKDRVGWLAYVEAGIRHLPGKPVKAHISIDGQHPVRRRIRSVMVGNCGKITGGVEVFPDAKIDDNVLDVLILAPAGKLGWFSVLAGMFGRKNGKNKSVEYFAGKSAEISLDHEQEFQLDGDHIGKAKHLKVAVEHEGLTIRMTKAA, encoded by the coding sequence ATGCCACAGACTAATGCCGCGCAGGACACCTCCGCGCAGGGCACCCCCGTACAGCCCCGCCGCGCCGCCGTGGTCATCAACCCCATGAAATCCCCCGGCGAGGACTTCAAGGCCGCCTTCTACCGGCTCTGCGAAACGCAGGGCTGGACGGAGCCGCTGTGGCTCGAGACCACGGCCGAGGACACCGGACTGGGCCAGGCGCGGGAGGCGCTGGAGGCAGGCGTCGACGTCGTGATCGCCGCCGGCGGCGACGGAACGGTCCGCTGCGTGGCCGAGGTCCTGGCGGGTACCGGGACGCCGATGGGCCTGGTTCCGATGGGCACCGGCAACCTGTTGGCCCGCAACATCGGCGTCGACATCACCGACCCGGTGGCCGCCAGCTACGACATCCTGAACGGCAGCGACATCAAGGTGGACGTCGTAAAGGCAAGCCTGGACCACGCGGAGGACGAACAGCTCTTCCTGGTCATGGCCGGCCTCGGCTACGACGCGGCGATCATGGCGAACACCGTCGACGAACTCAAGGACCGCGTGGGCTGGCTCGCCTATGTGGAGGCCGGCATCCGGCACCTGCCCGGCAAGCCGGTCAAGGCACACATCAGCATCGACGGACAGCACCCGGTCCGGCGCAGGATCCGCAGCGTCATGGTGGGCAACTGCGGCAAGATCACCGGGGGCGTGGAGGTCTTCCCCGACGCAAAGATCGATGACAACGTCTTGGACGTCCTGATCCTGGCCCCGGCGGGCAAGCTCGGCTGGTTCAGCGTCCTGGCCGGCATGTTCGGCCGGAAGAACGGCAAGAACAAGTCCGTGGAGTACTTTGCCGGGAAGTCCGCGGAAATCAGCCTCGACCATGAGCAGGAGTTCCAGCTCGACGGCGACCACATCGGCAAGGCCAAGCACCTCAAGGTGGCCGTGGAGCACGAGGGCCTCACCATCAGGATGACGAAGGCGGCTTAG
- a CDS encoding IclR family transcriptional regulator C-terminal domain-containing protein: MTEAAKGTRADGAPAASDQYVQSLARGLAVIRSFDSEHPLMTLTEVAARTGLTRATARRFLHTLVELGYVRTDGKAFALTAKVLQLGYAYLSGLSLPQIAQPHLEELSLKLGESTSAAVLDGTDIAYIARVATRRIMTVGITVGTRFPAYATSMGRVLLAALPPAQLKEYLATAELRPLTPRAISTPEDLAAELETVRAQGWCLLDQELELGLMSLAAPIHDGPKVVAAINVSLQAQAVAAQPDPAAYLDSVREAAVATAELISADLSAGG; the protein is encoded by the coding sequence ATGACTGAGGCAGCAAAGGGCACCCGGGCCGACGGTGCGCCCGCGGCCAGCGACCAGTACGTGCAGTCGCTGGCGAGGGGACTGGCGGTGATCCGGTCCTTCGACTCGGAGCACCCGCTGATGACGCTGACCGAGGTCGCTGCCCGCACCGGACTCACCCGCGCCACTGCGCGCCGGTTCCTGCACACCCTCGTCGAGCTCGGGTACGTCCGCACCGACGGCAAGGCCTTCGCGCTGACGGCCAAGGTGCTCCAGCTCGGCTACGCCTACCTCTCCGGGCTGTCGCTGCCGCAAATCGCCCAGCCGCACCTGGAGGAGCTCTCGCTCAAGCTGGGGGAGTCGACGTCGGCGGCCGTGCTGGACGGGACCGACATCGCCTACATCGCCCGGGTGGCGACGCGACGGATCATGACCGTCGGGATCACTGTCGGCACCCGTTTCCCGGCGTACGCCACCTCAATGGGCCGGGTGCTGCTGGCCGCCCTCCCGCCGGCCCAGTTGAAGGAGTATCTGGCCACGGCCGAGCTCCGGCCCCTCACGCCACGAGCCATCTCCACCCCCGAAGACCTCGCGGCGGAGCTGGAAACCGTCCGGGCCCAGGGCTGGTGCCTGCTGGACCAGGAACTCGAGCTCGGCCTGATGTCCCTGGCGGCGCCGATCCACGATGGTCCCAAGGTGGTCGCGGCCATCAACGTCTCGCTGCAGGCCCAGGCCGTCGCGGCGCAGCCCGATCCGGCGGCCTACCTGGATTCGGTGCGCGAGGCCGCCGTCGCGACGGCGGAGCTCATCTCGGCGGATCTCTCCGCCGGCGGCTGA
- a CDS encoding 3-oxoacid CoA-transferase subunit B produces MSLKTSIQTSDAPLGRDDLARLVARDIKPGSFVNLGIGQPTLVSNYLQPEQNITLHTENGMLGMGPEATGDQVDGDLINAGKIPVTELPGASYFHHADSFAIMRGGHLDICVLGAFQVSATGDLANWHTGAPDAIPAVGGAMDLATGAKDVFVMMTLLTREGVSKLVESCSYPLTGIGCVTRVYTDKAVFLTGPDGVQVRETFGCTLEELQDMVPVPLTAAAA; encoded by the coding sequence ATGAGCCTCAAGACGAGTATCCAGACTTCGGACGCGCCGCTGGGCCGCGATGACCTGGCGCGCCTGGTGGCCCGGGACATCAAACCCGGCTCGTTCGTGAACCTGGGCATCGGCCAGCCCACCCTGGTCTCCAACTACCTCCAGCCGGAGCAGAACATCACGCTCCACACCGAGAACGGCATGCTCGGCATGGGCCCGGAGGCCACCGGCGACCAGGTCGACGGCGACCTCATCAACGCCGGCAAGATCCCGGTGACGGAACTGCCCGGAGCCTCCTACTTCCACCACGCGGACTCCTTCGCGATCATGCGCGGCGGGCACCTGGACATCTGCGTTCTGGGCGCCTTCCAGGTCTCCGCGACCGGCGACCTCGCGAACTGGCACACCGGCGCGCCCGACGCGATCCCCGCCGTCGGCGGCGCAATGGACCTGGCGACCGGCGCCAAGGACGTCTTCGTGATGATGACGCTGCTGACCCGTGAAGGTGTGTCCAAGCTGGTGGAGAGCTGTAGCTATCCGCTCACCGGAATCGGCTGCGTCACCCGGGTCTACACCGACAAGGCTGTGTTCCTCACCGGCCCCGACGGCGTCCAGGTGCGCGAAACCTTCGGCTGCACGCTCGAGGAGCTGCAGGACATGGTGCCGGTGCCGCTCACCGCCGCCGCAGCCTGA
- a CDS encoding 3-oxoacid CoA-transferase subunit A → MLNFIDTVGEAVAGIKDGSTVMIGGFGNAGQPFELIDALLDCGATDLTVVNNNAGQGDQGLALLIKEGRVRKMICSFPRQSDSWHFDAKFRAGEIELELVPQGNLAERIRAAGAGIGGFFTPTGYGTMLAEGKETRFLDGKWQVFETPIHADVALIKALKADGKGNLVYRKTARNFGPIMAAAAQHTIVQVSEVVPTGGLDPENVVTPGIYVNSIVKVA, encoded by the coding sequence ATGCTGAACTTCATTGACACCGTCGGCGAGGCCGTCGCCGGCATCAAGGACGGCTCCACGGTGATGATCGGCGGCTTCGGCAACGCCGGGCAGCCGTTCGAACTCATCGACGCCCTGTTGGACTGCGGCGCCACGGACCTCACCGTGGTGAACAACAACGCCGGCCAGGGCGACCAGGGCCTCGCGCTGCTGATCAAGGAGGGCCGGGTCAGGAAGATGATCTGCTCGTTCCCGCGGCAGTCCGACTCCTGGCACTTCGACGCGAAGTTCCGCGCCGGCGAGATCGAGCTGGAGCTGGTGCCGCAGGGGAACCTGGCCGAGCGGATCCGCGCCGCCGGCGCCGGCATCGGCGGATTCTTCACCCCGACCGGCTACGGCACCATGCTGGCCGAGGGCAAGGAAACCCGTTTCCTGGACGGCAAGTGGCAGGTGTTCGAAACCCCCATCCACGCCGACGTCGCGCTGATCAAGGCGCTCAAGGCCGACGGCAAGGGCAACCTCGTCTACCGCAAGACGGCCCGCAACTTCGGCCCCATCATGGCGGCGGCCGCCCAACACACGATCGTCCAGGTCTCCGAGGTCGTCCCCACCGGCGGCCTGGACCCCGAGAACGTCGTGACCCCCGGAATCTACGTCAACAGCATCGTGAAGGTGGCCTGA